Proteins found in one Arachis stenosperma cultivar V10309 chromosome 8, arast.V10309.gnm1.PFL2, whole genome shotgun sequence genomic segment:
- the LOC130945662 gene encoding protein FAR1-RELATED SEQUENCE 1-like, translated as MHSFFNKFITRNSSLRQFVKQYDNCLASREQVEREFDAADFYTVIPCATKSAIEAQFQHVYTHEKFRKVQAQFRVSRDVKCHCLLFESRGILCRHLLSILSFERVDNVALKYILERWSKNIKGRHTHIKSSQDEPLLESRSKRFDKLVFRSHNIFKFASESKELTGILHRAFDKVMAELEEYQERSKAKILLTHEEATLSNVNDLQSPPRVKTRGRPKNRLGSNLEKKISNVMKKKKKTGPSEVNLTCF; from the exons atgcattcatttttcAACAAGTTTATCACACGGAATAGCTCCTTGAGACAATTTGTGAAGCAATACGATAATTGCCTAGCAAGCAGAGAGCAAGTAGAGAGAGAATTTGATGCTGCAGATTTTTACACCGTGATACCGTGCGCTACAAAATCAGCAATAGAGGCACAATTTCAGCATGTATATACCCATGAGAAATTCAGGAAAGTTCAAGCTCAATTCAGAG TATCACGAGATGTGAAGTGCCATTGCTTGCTGTTTGAATCTAGGGGCATATTGTGCCGCCATTTGCTAAGCATCCTAAGCTTTGAGCGAGTGGATAATGTGGCACTGAAATACATATTGGAACGCTGGAGCAAGAATATAAAGGGGAGGCATACACACATCAAGAGTAGCCAAGATGAACCTCTATTGGAGTCGAGGAGTAAGAGATTTGACAAATTGGTGTTTCGATCGCacaatatatttaaatttgcaTCCGAGTCTAAAGAGTTGACCGGAATTCTACACCGAGCATTTGACAAGGTCATGGCGGAGTTGGAAGAATATCAAGAGAGAAGCAAAGCAAAAATTTTGTTAACGCACGAAGAAGCAACATTAAGCAATGTAAATGACCTTCAAAGCCCACCACGTGTCAAAACAAGAGGTCGGCCCAAGAACAGACTTGGATCAAACCTGGAAAAAAAGATCTCAAATGtcatgaagaaaaagaaaaagacaggTCCAAGCGAGGTAAACTTGACTTGCTTTTGA